The DNA region AAGTTCACCGAAGGAGGCGTTGTCATCATGCTCAGGGCAGAAGATATCTCTCTGTCAAAAACGGCCGTTCCCGACACACTGGTCTCCGTTCCGGGTGTCGTGGTGTCATCGGTCAGGTCCGGAGCGTTCATGGATGTTGTCGTGAATGCAGGCTGTCTTTTCAAGGTCATCGTGCCGTTTAGACAGACAGGGGATGTGTATGTTCCTGGTGAACATGTCCGGCTCGGATGGCGTTCCGATGTAGTGCATGTGATCCCGAAAACATCATAACTATGAAGAGGGCTGCGTGCCAACATATATTCTTGATGGCACAACCTCTTTCAGAAGATGCTATTTTTACGTGCGGGAGAAAACTCCTGATTGCCGAAGGCAAGATCTCGTTCACCATCAGTTCCGACGGGATCGAAGTGAAGTTCCCAACTACCCGTAAAATATCGACGGAACTCGACGTGCCGCATTACTATGTCCTTCCCTACTTTGCCGGACTTGAGGCGAACGGGTATCTTACCCGGACAGAGCGGGTCGGGATCTTTACAACACCGGCAGGGTCACGCCGCCTCTTTACCGGAATATCCGACGAAGAACAGGCTCAGGTGGAAAAAATTCTCGGCAGAAAAATAATGGACGCTCTTTTTGAAACGGAAGTATGAGTTCTCTCTCAATACGATACGTATTTTTCCCGGTTTTCGGGTCTGATAAAAAAGAAAAATATTAGAGCTTCTGTCCGCATTCAGGACAGAACTTTGTTCCGGCAGGGACCACGGCATTGCATTTCGGGCATCTCCTGATGGTCTCGACTTTTGTACCGCACTCGGGGCAGAATTTAGCGCCTGGTGCAAGAGTCGCTCCGCAGTTTGTGCAGGTTGAACCGCCCGCAGGCACCATCTTCTGGCCGCACTCCGGGCAGAACTTCGTGCCTGCCGGGACCTTTGCTCCGCAGTTGCTGCATGTCTCCATTTTCCCGGTCGGTTGTTGTGCTGCAGCCTGGCCTGCTCCCGGCTGACCGCCAAAGGGAGCCGGCTGGCCTCCTGCACCTGCCATGCTCTGGGTCATCATGCCGCCCATGCTCATTCCGGCGCCCATTCCTGCACCCATCATGGCAAATCCGGAGCCTTCTCCGCCTTGGGCGGCTCCCTGTCCGATGCCTTCGATAGCTTTTCCGGACTCATACTGGAGATAGTTCACGCCCAGAGCAGACATTGCTCCGCGTTTGTTGATCGCTTCCTGAACCTCTTCGGGCATGTTGATGTTCAGGCCGGCAAACTTCATGATCTTCAGACCGTACACTTCTGTCTCGGTCGTCAGTTTGCCAAGGCAGAGCTGCTCGATCTCCTGCAGATATGCAGGCATATCCAGAACACCCATCTGCTTCTTTGCTTTCAGCTCGCCGAGGGTATCGTTTAAGATCATCACGATCTGCGATTTCAGCCACTCGACGATCTCCTCGGATTTCGTCAGGCCTTTTGTTCCGACGAACTGGGTGATCAGAAGCAGCGGATCGACAACTTTGTAGGAGAACTGACCGAAGATTCTGAGCTGGACAACACCGAAGTCCACATCGCGGAATGCAAGAGGCTGCGGAGTCCCGAACTTATCCCGGAACTCACGCTTCTGTGCCCAGTAGAACTCTCCGATCTGAACGTTTCCAACAACAGTTCCAAGAATACTTTTCAGGACCGGGATGTTCTCGGTCGTCAGGGCATATCTGTCGGGGCGGTCGAAAACGACGAGAGCTTTCCCGTCCCGGAAGAAGATACCATACTCATCCTCGCGGACGAGCACGTTGTCGTTCCACATAACGTTTCTTGGGAGACGCCAGATGACGTTGTCACCCTTCTGATCATCGACCCAGTAGAAGCCTTTTCTGGATTCTGCACCCTCGATATCCGAACCGGAGCCGATGGTTTTGTTTGTTTTTGAGAAGAAACTCATTAGAATGCACCAATGCCTGCCATGTCAACGCTGCGTTTGTCGAAAATTACCGTAAACTCGCTGAACCCGGATTTGATCTCCCGGAGTCTGTCTGCTGTTTTGTTAAAGTTTCCTGCATCGGCACTGCTGAATGCGGCCTTCGCCAGGTCCCCGATTCCACGAATTCCGTCAAGCAATGCGAGATCATATTCATACAGGGTGTTCAGTTCCGGCGTCTTGACACGGGTTGCTGCGGAGATGCCTGAGTATCCCTGCTCGGCATGGCGGATCTTTGCTTCTGCGGTCTTTGCCTGCGAGATTGCCGCGGCCAGATCGTTCATCAGATCAAGTTCGAGTGCCCGGCTGGCCGACTCGCGGGTCTGCTCCAGAGGCAGGAGAACGTTGTTTTTCAACTCGTCTGCAAGCTGCAGGCGCAGCATCGAATCGGCAATCCGGATATCCTCTTTCTGCCGGTATCCCCGAAATCCCGGGACGCAGAGCTGGATTTTTTTGATCAGACCGCGGTCTTCCTCAACTTTGTCGCGTAAATCTACTGTCATGGTTTGTTTATTTTTTTAGTATCAGGAAAATAATGGCACCTGCCGCCACGATCACCAGCGCTGCTCCAATCAGGACCGGCGTGCTGATGACCGGAAATATCGTCGTCAGCAGGCCCTGAACGAGAAGAAGTACTCCGGCAAGGATCATGAGGAGAGGGAAAACCGGTGATCTCCGCTGGCCCATGAACATGGCCAGACAACACGAGATCACGCCGACACCTGTCAGAAAGATGCCGGTCCCTTCCCAAAATCCTACTGCCGGTACAAGATACGTCACCAGAATGGAGATGCCGAGCATCAATATGACGGATGCCCAAATCAGGTGTATACGTTTCTCTTCAACATCACTCATGAGAAATACCTAATACATATTTGTCATTGGTTTTGTATGCGGGAA from Methanocorpusculum labreanum Z includes:
- a CDS encoding SPFH domain-containing protein produces the protein MSFFSKTNKTIGSGSDIEGAESRKGFYWVDDQKGDNVIWRLPRNVMWNDNVLVREDEYGIFFRDGKALVVFDRPDRYALTTENIPVLKSILGTVVGNVQIGEFYWAQKREFRDKFGTPQPLAFRDVDFGVVQLRIFGQFSYKVVDPLLLITQFVGTKGLTKSEEIVEWLKSQIVMILNDTLGELKAKKQMGVLDMPAYLQEIEQLCLGKLTTETEVYGLKIMKFAGLNINMPEEVQEAINKRGAMSALGVNYLQYESGKAIEGIGQGAAQGGEGSGFAMMGAGMGAGMSMGGMMTQSMAGAGGQPAPFGGQPGAGQAAAQQPTGKMETCSNCGAKVPAGTKFCPECGQKMVPAGGSTCTNCGATLAPGAKFCPECGTKVETIRRCPKCNAVVPAGTKFCPECGQKL